GCCGTTCTTTCTGACGACGTTGAAGTCCAAAGGGGCTTCAGCAGAGTGCAGAACAATGATCGGGCAGTTGGGATAATTCATTTTCGCGGACTGCACCCATTCGTTGGTTTTGTTGGTGCCGTCTTGTCCGTCGATAAGAGCGAGAATGGGAGAAAAGTCTTCAGAAGAGGTTGTTTCCAGGAGGTCATCAACGGAGCGGAAATGCTTCAGTTGATAGGGATAGTAACCCTTCAGGATGACAGCGACGGCCTCCCAGAAGGAGTCACGGGGACTCGCTACAAGGACGTCAACTGTCCGACCTGAAGGATTTGCCATTTAGGCCACCGTTATCTCCACATAAAAAGTGGATCCATTCGTAAGATTAAAAGGAATAACTAACGTAGCACCTTTATCTGCTTGAGTGATTTTGAAATCACCTGCGATCACCGTCGGAATCGCCATTTCGAAGTTATACCCAAGTTGGTTCAACGTCGTCTTCGCGGAGCCGTAGATCATATTTGTCATCTCACCAACAGCGTCGGAAACTTCGCCGTTGATCTCGGTGTATTTTTCACCAAGCATGTTCTCAAGAATATGGAAGATGCTCTCTTTACCGTAAGAGATCAAAAGAGTGCCTTTAAGGGGAGGGGCGACCATACCGACCATGCCGGCGATTTCACCTTTAAGAACGAACTGAGGTTCGATAAAAGGTTTTCCCGGAGTGGCATCGGTTTGAGCCATCGTTTTAAGTGTTTTAACAACTCCATCGACAAAAGCACTGATCAGGCGTTTGTCGAAGAGAGGATTGAGCGCTTCAACTTTCGGTGCAGCAGACATGAATTAAATCTCCAAAACTAGATTAAGATGCCTTCGCTGTTGCCGAAGGATTGTGTTTCGCGTAAACGCGCTCCATTTTTCCTTTCAAAGTCGCTGAATTGAAAGGCTTCACTACGTAATCAGACACACCGGCTTTTGCCGCTTCAAGAATGTGTTTTTGCTCAGACTCCGCCGTTACTAACATAAAGGGGACTGACTTAAAGCGAGGGTCTGCCTTACAGCTTTTTAATAGGTCGATTCCCTGCATGCCGGGCATATTCCAGTCCGAAATAATGAATCCATAAGGCTGGCCCGCATCATGAGCTGCCTGGATCATAGGCAGGGCCGTTTTGCCATCGTCCGCTTCTTCGACATTGGTATAGCCAAGCTCATTTAGCACTTTTTTGATGATTTTCCGCATAGTTGCGAAGTCGTCGACGACTAAAAACTTAGTATTTGTGGGAAACATAATATCTCCTGAAATAAGGGAAACTTGTAAAATCCACATGCTTATCGGTCTAGTTTTTTAAAACTAGAGTCCAAACCTATTGCGAATTCCAGAAATTGTTGTCAGACTTTATTACAGGTGGTCGTGCTACTTTTGGACATGAGTCCTGGGTGGCGTACAAGGTTTAGACGGATTTAAAACTAAAACAATTTAGCGGGAGGGAGCAAGGATGCTCAGAGATGTCCTCATTCAAAAAGGTCTTTCAAACAGAGAGGCAGAAGTTGCTGAACTTGTTTCAAAAGGCTTGTCCAACAAGGAAGTTGCGAATCAGCTTTTTGTTACTGAAAAAACAGTAAAATTTCACCTCACAAACATTTATAAAAAAATGAATGTTAAGTCTCGTGCACAGTTGATCGTATGGTGCTTGCCTCACCTTGGTTTCGTTGAAAGCGAAGTACGCGCTGAAAGCAACAACCAAAGTGCAGCTGCTGCGACTGCATTCAATAACAACGCAACTCAAACGATCCCAGCTGGATCTGCGACTGTTGCGGGTACAACGACTCTTCCAGGTGGCGGTTTGAACCGTGGTGGTAACTCCGACATCGGTATGGGTGGAATCTAGACCTTTCTCAAAAAAGGTATAGAATAAGAAGGCACGGCTGATAGGCTGTGCCTTTTTTTATTT
This region of Bdellovibrio sp. 22V genomic DNA includes:
- a CDS encoding response regulator, with product MFPTNTKFLVVDDFATMRKIIKKVLNELGYTNVEEADDGKTALPMIQAAHDAGQPYGFIISDWNMPGMQGIDLLKSCKADPRFKSVPFMLVTAESEQKHILEAAKAGVSDYVVKPFNSATLKGKMERVYAKHNPSATAKAS
- a CDS encoding chemotaxis protein CheX; translation: MSAAPKVEALNPLFDKRLISAFVDGVVKTLKTMAQTDATPGKPFIEPQFVLKGEIAGMVGMVAPPLKGTLLISYGKESIFHILENMLGEKYTEINGEVSDAVGEMTNMIYGSAKTTLNQLGYNFEMAIPTVIAGDFKITQADKGATLVIPFNLTNGSTFYVEITVA
- a CDS encoding helix-turn-helix transcriptional regulator encodes the protein MLRDVLIQKGLSNREAEVAELVSKGLSNKEVANQLFVTEKTVKFHLTNIYKKMNVKSRAQLIVWCLPHLGFVESEVRAESNNQSAAAATAFNNNATQTIPAGSATVAGTTTLPGGGLNRGGNSDIGMGGI